TGAATAGCATTGAGCACATTTCTATCTCGACACGCCGACCCTACACGCATGTGCGCGAGGGGCAAGCGGTGGCGAGTGTCCGACCCATTCCCCTCGTCATTGGCGCTGATAAAATTCGGGCGGTCGAGTTAATCGCCGAGGAGACACACGGTGGGCGCAGCATTATCGACGTGTTGCCTTACCGTGCGCAGCGGGTACACATCGTGACCACGGGCAGCGAGATTCAAAGCGGCCGCGTGGAAGACAAATCAGGGCCTGTATTGCGTCAAAAACTGGCGGAATTCGGTATTCAGGTGGCTGCCCAGGAGTTTGTCGGAGACGATGCAGAGGCCATTGCCGCAGCGATTGTAGCTGCTTGTGAGCAAGGGGCGACGTTGGTCTGTGTGACCGGGGGGATGTCGGTTGATCCGGATGATCGGACACCTGGTGCGATTCGCACGGCCGCCACGGAAGTCGTGACGCATGGCACGCCGATTATTCCCGGTTCGATGCTGATGCTCGCCTATCGCGAGAAAGCGGCTATTTTTGGCTTGCCGGGCGCGGTGATTCACGACGACAGGACCTCGTTTGATGTATTGCTGCCGCGCGTCTTGGCTGGCACGCGCGTGCGCAAGCGCGATATCGCGCTGCTCGGCGTGGGCGGTTGGCTGAATGACTGATGTGCGGCTGATATCCGTCGTAGGTTACCAAGATGCGGGGAAGACGCAGGTCGTCGAAGCGCTGGTGGCTTGGTTGCGCCGTGGTGGTGCGGGGGTCGGCGTGATCAAACACGATGGCCACGCCGATAGTCCCGACCATCCGACGGATTGGGAGAAGCGCGGGTCGGATACGGAACGAGTGGCGCGGGCTGGCGCCCGGTGGACCATGATTGCCAGTCGGCGCGGCTGGATGCTGCACGATTGGGCGAGTGAAGACGCCGACGTCACCGACTGGATTCGCACGATGATCGGCGCCATCGCTTCGACGGGCGCACAGCTGGACTGGCTGGTGGTCGAAGGGGCCAAGCGCAGCCCATTGCCAAAGGTTCTTGTCGCGCGCGATTTGAATCAGTTGCGCCCGTTGCTGGATAGCGTTGGCGCGGGGGCCGTTGCGGTTTGTTGGACAGGCGACATTCACCACGACGAGCGCGTTCAACTCTCGCAATTTCATCTATCCGACATCGGTGATTTAATTCGACATTTGACGACGCAACCACTTATATGGCGCGAATAATAAAAGTTTGTAAAACGTGTTGCACTCTGTTTGGGAACGATTTATTATAGACCATGGTGTTAGCACTCACTGACCGAGAGTGCTAACAAAGTTGATGAACTATTTAAGGGAGGTTGTTCACATGCTGAAGCCGCTCGCTGATCGCGTTGTGGTACGTCCAGTAGAACGTGAAGAAAAAACCGCTAGTGGCATTTTCCTTCCGGATAATGCAAAGGAAAAGCCGCAAGAAGGCGAAATCCTTGCAGTTGGCCCAGGTAAAGTAGAAGACGGTAAGCGCTTCGAACTCGACGTAAAAGTCGGAGACCGCGTGATCTTCTCCAAGTATGCTGGCACGGAAATTAAAGTGGACAACGAAGAAGTCTTGATTTTGCGTGAAAGCGACATCTTGGCAATCGTCGAGAAATAAGTCGACTACATAATACGGTCAGGGAGGTTCGAAACATGGCAAAGGAAATCCGCTTTGGTGAAGAAGCCCGCCGCGCAATGCTGCGAGGTGTGGATGCACTGGCTGATGCCGTCAAAGTAACCCTTGGTCCAAAGGGCCGCAACGTCGTGTTGGAAAAGAAATTTGGTTCCCCGCTCATCACGAATGACGGTGTGACCATCGCGAAGGAAATCGAACTGGAAGACGCTTATGAAAACATGGGCGCTCAACTGGTGAAAGAAGTTGCAACGAAGACCAACGATGTCGCTGGTGACGGTACCACGACCGCGACGGTTCTCGCGCAAGCGATGATTCGCGAAGGTCTGAAGAACGTCGCTGCTGGTGCGAACCCGATGGTTCTTCGCCGCGGGATTGACAAGGCTGTAGCAGCTGTCGTTTCGGAGATTGCAAACATCTCCAAGCCGGTTCAAGGCCGTGAGAACATCGCGCAAGTCGCTGCTATCTCCGCAGGTGCTGAAGAAATCGGTGCGCTGATTGCTGAAGCAATGGAGAAAGTCGGCAACGACGGCGTCATTACGGTTGAAGAATCCAAGGGCTTCACGACGGAGCTCGAAGTCGTTGAAGGTATGCAATTCGACCGCGGCTACATCTCTCCGTACATGGTGACGGACACCGACAAGATGGAAGCTGTGCTCGACGAGCCATACATCCTCATCACCGACAAGAAAGTCGGCAACATCCAAGAAATTCTGCCGGTGCTGGAACGCGTTGTTCAATCCGGCCGTCCGCTGCTCTTGATTGCGGAAGACGTTGAAGGCGAAGCGTTGGCTACTTTGGTTGTCAACAAGATTCGCGGTACGTTCAACGCTGTGGCTGTGAAGGCGCCTGGCTTTGGTGATCGTCGTAAGGCAATGCTGCAAGATATCGCTGTATTGACGGGCGGCCAAGTCATCAGTGAAGAACTCGGCCTCGAGCTGAAGAACACGGCGATTGAGCAACTGGGTCGTGCTCGTCAGGTTCGCGTCAGCAAGGAAAACACCATCATCGTCGATGGTAGTGGCGACCGCGCTGAAATTAGCGCTCGCATCAACCAAATCAAGAACCAAATCGAAGAGACCACCTCTGACTTCGACCGTGAGAAACTGCAAGAGCGCCTGGCGAAATTGTCTGGTGGCGTCGCAGTGATCAAGGTCGGCGCTGCAACGGAGACCGAGTTGAAAGAACGCAAGTTGCGCATTGAAGACGCGCTCAACTCGACGCGTGCAGCAGTTGAAGAGGGTATCGTCCCTGGTGGCGGTACGGCGCTCGTCAACGTCATCAAGTCGCTTGAAAACCTCACGGCTGAAGGCGACGAGTTGACGGGTATCAACCTCGTTCGCAAGGCGCTTGAAGCACCTGTCCGTCAAATCGCGGAGAACGCAGGTATTGAGGGGTCTATCATCGTTGAACGCCTGAAGAACGAGAAGGTTGGCTTCGGCTACAACGCTGCAACCGGTGAATGGGTAGACATGCTGCAAGCAGGTATCGTTGACCCAGCGAAGGTTACGCGTTCTGCTGTACAAAATGCAGCCAGCGTAGCTGCTTCCTTCCTCACGACGGAAGCAGCAGTCGCTGACAAACCGGAAAAAGAAAAAGCAGCTCCATCCATGCCTGACATGGGCGGCATGGGCGGCATGATGTAATATCTGCCTGGTGGCAGTAAAAGACCCTCGCGCGAAAGCGAGGGTCTTTTTATTTGGTTTACGAGAAGGAGCTTGGAAAGTTTGGCGTTGTCGTGAGTTTCATGCCATTCCAGTGAAACCGGGTGGTGAATGATTCGAGTTCGCCATTCGCGCCGGTGGTGGAATATTCGCCGACCATGCCTCCACTTCCGTCCGGGTACAGATTGATCGGCGGTGCGTGATCTTTTAGGGTATCCGTGCCAAGGTACTTCTCTCCGAGAAAGAAAAATAGTTTTCCCTCTCCTGAGCCTTTGGTGGCGCTAAACGCGTATAGTGGAGTGCCTTGTGGCGTATTGCTCTGTGCGAACCATGGTACGGCATCTGTGGGGGACACCCGGTAGGGTTGATAGCCTAGTGATTTGATTTTGTTCATGTCCTCTGTTTGGACGTGGATGTCCTGTTGCGTATCTGTGCGCTGCAGGGCTTGCCACAAATCACTTTGTGAATTGATGACCGACTCTAACGCGTCATACGGTATGTCGAATGTCGGGAATCCGGCGGCAAAGGCGGCCCACTCGTAGGGATCGAAGAATATGCGCACACCGGTTTGTGTAATCGAAAACCCGTCTTTTTCAGTGACTCCAGAGAAGTTGCTATCGAGTATAGATTTTGTGTCCTCTTGTCGAATCTGTTGGCTTAGTACGTCTAAATAGTTCGATCCCGCCCGAAACAAATCCCCCATTTGATAGGTAGCGCCTGTCTCCATATTCATCAGAATCATATGCTGGGTGGGTTCGCCGTGCGCGGCGCCTTGCGGATAATCATAGGCTGTTTCGTCAATCTCCAAGAGTGGTCCTGCTTGGAACACGACCTGATAGTTTGCTGTGTAGCTGTCATCTGGGCCGATGGTCTGGAGGTGAGCCGGATTTATCTGTAGTAGGGCATTGAGTTTCGATTCGACAGTTTGGTTTGTGAGTCCGGACAGTTGCGGATACGTAATTTTGTCGTGCTGGGCGTTCACAGTCTTGGCTGTCATTTGAACGCGTTCGGCAGTGGATAGCGTCATTGCGTTTGCATCCCTGCGGGTTGTGTTGGTCGAATTTTCAGCCGGTAAAGCAGCTGTTTGTTTGGTTGAGTTGTTGGGTTTGGATACAAACGCCTTCGTTTCGTTGCTCGCTGTCGCGGTGTGTTGTGTAGTGGGTGCACATCCTGCGAGCGCGCAACTGAGCAGGACGACAGACGGAATGGTCAATTTGTTCAATGGAAAATCTCCTAACGCGTCGCGATCTGACTGCACGATGCCCACCTCGGGACATCAAAGGTCTGCATACATGAGACGGTGCTGCGCTGCACAACGTTTCAAGTTAGGTCTTTGCGCCGAAAGGCATCCACGCTTCTCTCCTTACATATGTATGGACTAGGCTCTGGATGATGGCGGATGACATCCGCTAGACCGACGCCAAATTCTGAAGTGAACGAAAAAATGGAGTGGATGTCTTGGGAAAGGACAACCTGTATGACGACACCTGGACGCGTAAAGCTGGTCGTAGCCGGATGGTCGCGATGGTCAAAGATCCGTTCACCGCTTTCGTCTATTGGGAGGTCGATGAACACTATCAGTGGTTGTTTGGCGCGCATTTTCACTGCAACTGGCGATCATTACCGCTGTTTTTGTGCGTCTACGACGTGACGGATTGTTGGTTCGACGGCTATAATGCCCCACTCGTGTCGCAACATCCAGTAACGCATGACGACGATAACTGGTACTTGCATTCACTGTCACCTGGCCGAAATTATATCCTCCATCTTTCTACGACAACCCTTGAAAATAGACTGTTCTGTATTCTTTCGTCTGGTGTGATTCACCTTCCACCAGCGAAAGCGGGTGACGTGTTGCCGAGTGTCCAGTTCTCCCCTGTTGCATCGAATCCATCGTTTCATCGCGACCTAAGATCCCCGTCGCCTACAGAGGCCCTATACCCCTACGAGGCGACGTTCGACGGCTATCACGTACATGTGTCGGAGGAGAGAAGCGAATGACACTCGGATATCTCAACTTGGTCCTGCACGCACATTTACCATACGTCCGGCACCCTGAAGAGGAAAACAGGATAGAGGAGCGCTGGCTCTTTGAAGCGTTGACGGAGACGTATATCCCGCTTTTGCAAGTGTTCCACACGCTCGCGGCGGAGGGTGTCGATTTCCGTGTAACCATTTCGCTATCGTCACCACTCATCTCGATGCTTGCAGATCAGGCGCTGCAACAGCGCTATCGTCAGCACATGACGAAGCTGCTTCAGTTGTGTGAGAGGGAGTGTGATAGAACCGCAGAGAATCCAGTGTTGCAGGGACTTGCGAAGGCGTACCGGGAGCGCTTCGAGCAGGTGCTCGCCTTTTTTGATGCACATGCGGGCAATATCCTGCCGGCTTTTGCAGCGCTTCAGAGGGCGGGACACGTGGAACTGATCACGTCGGCTGCGACACATGCATTCCTTCCTTACGTGCTGACAGAAGAAGGGTTGCGTGCGCAGATTGCGACGGCTGTAGACGTATTTGCCCATCACTTCGGAACGCGCCCAAGGGGGATGTGGCTGCCGGAGTGTGCATATGACGCGCGATTAGACAGGATTTTGCTAGACTGCGGTGTTCAGTACGTGTTTATCGACACGCATGGATTGACAAGTGCTACACCTGCTCCCATCTTTGGCACTTATGCGCCCGTGGTGACGCCGACGGGGTTATCTGCATTCGCGCGCGACACGTCGTCTTCCCACCAGGTTTGGAGCTCGGAGTACGGTTATCCAGGTGACTATGATTACCGTGAATATTACCGCGATATTGGCTTTCAACGCTCAGCCGATGAGTTGGCGCCTTTATTTCGCGAGGACGGGATCCGCTTGAACACAGGGATCAAGTACGACCGCATCACGGGTCACACGGAGGACAAACAGCCTTATGATTTCGTCGCCGCACGCGCGAAAGCCGCCATGCACGCCGAAGATTTTTTGCGCAACCGCACGTACCAAATTGCCCGTGCGAAAGAGGAGATTGGCCGCGCACCTGTGGTGACCGCGCCGTACGACATGGAGCTGTTTGGACACTGGTGGTATGAGGGTCCTGTGTTTCTCGACATGTTATTTCGCAAAATGCACTTTGACCAAGCGGACATTCAATCGATCACGCCATCTGAATATCTCGCCCTATATAGCGATTTTCAAACGACGACGTTACATTTCTCGACGTGGGGGAGGGATGGCTACGGTGACGTCTGGTTGAACGGCACGAACGACTGGATTTATCCCGCCTTACACGAGTGCGAGTTGACACTTTCGCGACTTGCGAATGCCAACCCAAATCCCTCTTTGTCCCTGCGCCGCGCGCTGAATCAGGCGGTGCGGGAATGGATGCTGGCGGCCAGTAGCGATTTTGCGTTCATGATGGACAACAAAACGACAGTGGATTACGCCATTGAGCGGACGAAGCGCCATGTCAACCGATGCCGTCGCCTGTGCGAGATGGTGGATCAAGCGGACATTGATTTGGCCTATTTAAAGCAGGTGGAACTCGATAGCCCGATTTTTCCGAATGTCGACTATCGCAACTTCTGTTCTCGCAGAAATCGCTTAGCTGCGCCGAGTGATGAACGAACGTCGCAGCCAGCCCGACGCATTTTACTCCTATCATGGGAGTTCCCTCCCATGACGGTGGGCGGACTCGCCCGACACGTTTACGATCTGAGCCGACACTTGGTCCAACAAGGATGTGAAGTGCACGTCGTGACGACCGAGGTGAATGGTTACCCCAACGACGAAATGGTCGTAGGGGTGCATGTGCACCGCGTTCACGTCCCGCAACCGGATGGTGGTGCATTTATTCATTTCGTCTTTCAACTGAATCTAGCGATGTTGGCGAGGTGTCTCCAACTGATAGAGGTAGACGGACTCCAGTTTGATGTGATTCACGCCCATGATTGGCTTGTGGCCGACGCAGCCCGGTTTTTGAAGGCGCACCATGGACTTCCGCTCGTCGTGACCATCCACGCCACAGAGCACGGCCGCAACCAAGGCATCAAAACGGACATTCAGCGACATATTCACCAAATTGAACGGGAGTTGACGAACGACGCGGATGAGGTGATTGTCTGCAGCCGCTATATGGCCCACGAGGTTACTCATTTGTTTGGGTTGCAGGAGAATCGAGTTCATATGATTCCAAACGGGGTAGACGCAGCGCTTTTGCGGCATACACCACAGAATGGTGCCGATGTGCATGGCATGGACGGATCGGATGTGTCCTCAACGAAGTCGGCACTTGGTGAGGAGAACTCGTCAGATCCGCCGATGGTGTTGTTTATTGGACGGCTCGTCCGCGAGAAAGGCGTCCATGTCTTGTTGGAGGCGGCCACGACGATTGTGTCCCGTAATCCGCACGTGCGCTTTGTCATTGTCGGTCACGGGCCGATGCTGGAGGATTTGCGTGCGCAGGCACAGCGCTTGGGATTGGCCCATTGCGTGGAGTTTCTCGGGTTTGTCGGGGATGACACGCGCAATGCCTTACTGGAGCAGGCAAAGGTGGCTGTGTTCCCAAGTTTGTATGAACCGTTTGGGATTGTGGCGTTGGAGGCAATGGCGGCGGGGGTACCCGTGGTGGTTTCGGACGTTGGTGGCCTCTCAGACATCGTCTCGCACGAACACAACGGGTTGACCGCGTTCCCCGGCGATGCCGCATCTGTTGCGAATCAAGTGGGCCGGTTGCTGCGAGATCCGCAGTTTGCGGCACAATTGGCTGACAACGCAAAACGGGCGCTGCATCGGTTTGACTGGCAAAACATTGCCCGGCAAACGGCGGGTGTCTATCACAGCGCCTCCGCTCCGGCTAAGGCGGACACCGTGACGAGTCCGTGACATGTGACGAAAACCGACCGGGCAACATGATGGTCATGCACAGGCGCTGCCCTGTGCATTTTTTTATGCCCTTACAATTCCAGCGTAACGAATCAGCGTATAGCTAGATCATATAATTTTCTGATTTTTATTTGTATGAAAGCGCATACGCCCGTCATAGTGCGAAGGGGAAATTGATATACTGCCACATCACAAGATTTCACGAGACGATAAGGGGGCTGGATATGAAGGCTGTCATCATGGCTGGGGGTAAGGGGACCCGTTTACAACCTTTGACGAAGCTGCTGCCAAAGCCGATGTTGAAACTGCTTGATAGGCCCACAATGGAGTACATTGTGGAACTGCTCGCCAAATATGGATTTGACGATATTACCATTACCGTTTGTTATCTGGCGGACGCAATTCGTAACTACTTCGGTGACGGCCGTGCATGGGGTGTCCAGATTCGTTATCAGGATGAGCCTGTTCCCTTAGGTACAGCAGGTGGTATCCGAGCGTTGCATGAGCACCTCGACCAGACCTTCATTGTGATGAGTGGCGACGGCTTGACGGATTTTGACCTCTCCGAGGCCATGCAAAGCCATCGTCGCAGCCGTGCATTGGCTACCCTGGTTCTGACGCAGGTGGCATGCCCGCTGGGTTACGGCGTCGTCGAGTTTGACGCCAACGCGAATATCACCCGGTTCGAAGAGAAACCGGATGTGTGGGATCGGGATAGGTCTTATTTTGTGAATACTGGGATCTACATTCTTGAACCAGAAATCCTCCATTTTGTCCCGCCGGATCGGCCGTATGATTTTGGCCGTGAACTATTTCCGGCCCTCCTTCGCAAAGGCATCCCATTGAACGGACACGTCGCGACTGGGTATTGGTCGGACGTCGGAACGCTGCAGCAGTACTATCAGACACAAATTGACATGATTAACGGCTGTGTGCATGTCAATCTCCCGGTCGAAGTCGCGGTCCACTAAGACATGGGCCCATTTTGATCACACCCTCCCAACTCCCTGTCTAAACTGATGGGGAGAGGAGGGTGTTTCATGCGAGACCAAGTGCAGCAGGTTTTAGATACGCTACGGCTGGCAAATGGCCTTTATGTGGCAAGCCCTTCAAACACGTACCATTATGTTTGGATTCGAGATGTTTGTTATATGGCGCTGTCGGACATCCATCGCGACAATTCACGATTTGAGGAGACGTACCACTGTCTGTTCGATATTTTCCGCAAGTACAAGTGGAAATTAGCGTACCATGCAACCCATAAGCCGCATGAGGCATTCGAGTACATTCATCCACGCTACACAGCGGACACGCTGGAGGAAGTCCACGAACCCTGGGGCAACGCGCAGAACGACGCAATCGGCGCCTTTTTGTTCGGCGTTGGCGAAGGTTTGCGACAGGGTCGAGCGATGCTGCGGGACGACGAGGACAAATCGATTCTCACGCTACTTGTTTCGTATTTGATCACGCTGGAATACTGGCACGACGCCGACAACGGCATGTGGGAAGAGAACCGGGAAATACATGCGAGCAGTATAGGCGCCTGCGTAGCGGGGCTATTAGCGATTCGCCCGTTCGTCGACGTCCCGTGGGAAGCGATTCAACAAGGGCTCTGCGCATTGTACCGATTGCTCCCCTATGAAAGCGTTTCCAAAGAAGTGGATATGGCCTTGCTCAGTTTAGTGTATCCATATCGGCTGTTACCCGCCTGGATGTCGGAGATGATTGTCGAGCGCGTGGAAGGAACGCTTTTACGCCGGCACGGGGTCATTCGCTATGTTGACGATAAATATTATGCACAACAGGGGCAGGAGGCAGAGTGGTGCATGGGCCTGCCTTGGTTAGGCATCTGCCACGCACTGCTTGGCCATCGCGAGGAAGCATTCGCGTATTTGGCCCGCTCCCAGGAACAAATGACGGCGGACTTCGAACTGCCCGAACTCTATCAACCGGTAACCGAGACACCAAACGAAAATACACCACTCGGCTGGTCACAGTCCATGTGGTTGATTTTGTATGATATGCTATATGATAGTTGATATTCATAGGGATGGATGTTTTGCTCGTGGCACGAGTTCGTGACTGGTTGCCCGCTGACACGCCTTGTAGCAGGCGAGGAGAGGTGTATGTGAACGGTTTACCTCCGAATATCGGGTTTCATCTCGCGCTTGGCATGATGTTTGGCTTCGTTGCGTTGCATCTCGCCTTCGTCGTCATCCTGTACCTGCTGTTTGCGACGGCGCAGTATTGTATGTTTCGCAAGGCGACAGTGCCGCTACCCTGGCTTTCGTATATTCCAGTTGCGAACCTATACCCGTTTTTTCGAACGACTCGCGTGACGATGTGGAACTGGTTGTGGTTGTTGGCGCCCGTGGTTGGGGGAATCGCGATTTTGTTGTGGCATTGGGTGGGCGTCGCCGTTTGCGCGATTGCCCTCATCCTCTACCTCATCGCGGCGATTCGCTGGCACGCCCGATTGTTCAAGGCGTTTGGGATGAACCCGTTGTGGCTGCTCGGCCTCATCGGATTGTTGGTTCCCTATCTCTCTTCGTTGGTCTGGATAGGGTTCGTGGTCCTGTATTGCATCATCGGGTTTCATTCGGGCATTCGCTATCGCCCGTACTTCGATTGGGAGGGCGGCGGTCCACCGTCGGATAAGGATCCACCAGCAGTATAATTCGGCTGTGGACGCGAGTGTTGGTGGGCGGCGTCTGGACTGCCGGGAACTGCCGGGAACTGCCGGGAACTGCCGGGAACTGCCGGGAACAGCCGGGAACTGCCGGGAACTGCCGGGAACTGCCGGGAACTGCCGGGAACTGCCGGGAACTGCCGGGAACTGCCGGGAACTGCCGGGAACTGCCGGCCGGAGTGTCTTAATAAGACATCCGCGCCTCTTTCGGCGCCAATAAGACATCAAATCTGCACTAATCTCCGGGTTTTGGCCTTTATCGGGCAGCTTTTGAGTAAATAGGGCATTTAAAATGTCTTAAACCGGCTTGGGCCAGCAAAACTCCATGAATAAGGTCGATTTAGTGTCTTATGTGCCGCCATCGCCGGTCTATCCGGCCGCTCTCGCTGCTCCCGGCTAGCGCAGCCGCGGCCGTCATCGCCGGTCGATCCCGCCGCTCTCGCTGCTCCCAGCCATCGCAGCCGTGGCCGCCGCCATCGCCGGTCGATCCCGCCGCTCTCGCTGCTCCCGGCAAGCGCAGCCGTGGCCGCCGCCATCGCCGGTCGATCCCGCCGCTCTCGCTGCTCCCAGCCATCGCAACCGTGGCCGCCATCGCCGGTCGATCCGGCCGCTCTCGTTGCTCCCGGCCATCGCAGCCGTGGCCGCCACCGCCGGTCGATCCCGCCGCCCTCGCGCTCCCGGCCAGTGCAGTCGTAGGCCGCCACGTCGGCGGCCTATCCCCATCAAGCGTCAGCAAGGGGCTGGAATCGTGGAACCACCTGGCCGTCTACCTCGACGGTTTCAAAAAACATGTCGTAGGGGCGAATCCAGATGTCGCCTGTCTTCGTGGCGTACACCACATACCATTCTTCGGTCTCACTGTGTCGTCCGATGGCGTGATAGGTGTAAAGTCCGCCTTTGTAGTGCCGGAATATTTGGCCGGGGCGCAGCGTTGACATTCGTTCCTCGGGGCTCATCGTTGCCTCCCTCTCTGTAACATTGACGCCATGTGCGTCGTCAGATAGTTTAAGAGATAGCTGAATGGTTGTGGGCGTAAGGATTGTGATGAGAGTGCAGAAAGACGGAATCCATTCTATTCGTGTTCTTCGGTGCGCGCTTGCTGGCGCGGTGGTCGTGAGTTGTGTTGCCACTGTCGGGTGCAGCCCTAAGCGGGCGGAGCAACCGTTGCCGCAATTGAAATATGGCCGCGTCG
Above is a genomic segment from Alicyclobacillus acidoterrestris containing:
- a CDS encoding molybdopterin-binding protein, whose amino-acid sequence is MKLGWHGGLRLKRREVQVEDAVGLQLAHDMTRIVPGVFKGRQFRRGHVIREEDIPTLLDMGKRHIYVLELEEGELHEEDAAQMMANALAGDGLVQSEVEEGKVVLRAKHDGMLWVDARRVATMNSIEHISISTRRPYTHVREGQAVASVRPIPLVIGADKIRAVELIAEETHGGRSIIDVLPYRAQRVHIVTTGSEIQSGRVEDKSGPVLRQKLAEFGIQVAAQEFVGDDAEAIAAAIVAACEQGATLVCVTGGMSVDPDDRTPGAIRTAATEVVTHGTPIIPGSMLMLAYREKAAIFGLPGAVIHDDRTSFDVLLPRVLAGTRVRKRDIALLGVGGWLND
- a CDS encoding molybdopterin-guanine dinucleotide biosynthesis protein B; translation: MTDVRLISVVGYQDAGKTQVVEALVAWLRRGGAGVGVIKHDGHADSPDHPTDWEKRGSDTERVARAGARWTMIASRRGWMLHDWASEDADVTDWIRTMIGAIASTGAQLDWLVVEGAKRSPLPKVLVARDLNQLRPLLDSVGAGAVAVCWTGDIHHDERVQLSQFHLSDIGDLIRHLTTQPLIWRE
- the groES gene encoding co-chaperone GroES, translated to MLKPLADRVVVRPVEREEKTASGIFLPDNAKEKPQEGEILAVGPGKVEDGKRFELDVKVGDRVIFSKYAGTEIKVDNEEVLILRESDILAIVEK
- the groL gene encoding chaperonin GroEL (60 kDa chaperone family; promotes refolding of misfolded polypeptides especially under stressful conditions; forms two stacked rings of heptamers to form a barrel-shaped 14mer; ends can be capped by GroES; misfolded proteins enter the barrel where they are refolded when GroES binds), with product MAKEIRFGEEARRAMLRGVDALADAVKVTLGPKGRNVVLEKKFGSPLITNDGVTIAKEIELEDAYENMGAQLVKEVATKTNDVAGDGTTTATVLAQAMIREGLKNVAAGANPMVLRRGIDKAVAAVVSEIANISKPVQGRENIAQVAAISAGAEEIGALIAEAMEKVGNDGVITVEESKGFTTELEVVEGMQFDRGYISPYMVTDTDKMEAVLDEPYILITDKKVGNIQEILPVLERVVQSGRPLLLIAEDVEGEALATLVVNKIRGTFNAVAVKAPGFGDRRKAMLQDIAVLTGGQVISEELGLELKNTAIEQLGRARQVRVSKENTIIVDGSGDRAEISARINQIKNQIEETTSDFDREKLQERLAKLSGGVAVIKVGAATETELKERKLRIEDALNSTRAAVEEGIVPGGGTALVNVIKSLENLTAEGDELTGINLVRKALEAPVRQIAENAGIEGSIIVERLKNEKVGFGYNAATGEWVDMLQAGIVDPAKVTRSAVQNAASVAASFLTTEAAVADKPEKEKAAPSMPDMGGMGGMM
- a CDS encoding RsiV family protein, which produces MNKLTIPSVVLLSCALAGCAPTTQHTATASNETKAFVSKPNNSTKQTAALPAENSTNTTRRDANAMTLSTAERVQMTAKTVNAQHDKITYPQLSGLTNQTVESKLNALLQINPAHLQTIGPDDSYTANYQVVFQAGPLLEIDETAYDYPQGAAHGEPTQHMILMNMETGATYQMGDLFRAGSNYLDVLSQQIRQEDTKSILDSNFSGVTEKDGFSITQTGVRIFFDPYEWAAFAAGFPTFDIPYDALESVINSQSDLWQALQRTDTQQDIHVQTEDMNKIKSLGYQPYRVSPTDAVPWFAQSNTPQGTPLYAFSATKGSGEGKLFFFLGEKYLGTDTLKDHAPPINLYPDGSGGMVGEYSTTGANGELESFTTRFHWNGMKLTTTPNFPSSFS
- a CDS encoding DUF4912 domain-containing protein is translated as MGKDNLYDDTWTRKAGRSRMVAMVKDPFTAFVYWEVDEHYQWLFGAHFHCNWRSLPLFLCVYDVTDCWFDGYNAPLVSQHPVTHDDDNWYLHSLSPGRNYILHLSTTTLENRLFCILSSGVIHLPPAKAGDVLPSVQFSPVASNPSFHRDLRSPSPTEALYPYEATFDGYHVHVSEERSE
- a CDS encoding 1,4-alpha-glucan branching protein domain-containing protein; the encoded protein is MTLGYLNLVLHAHLPYVRHPEEENRIEERWLFEALTETYIPLLQVFHTLAAEGVDFRVTISLSSPLISMLADQALQQRYRQHMTKLLQLCERECDRTAENPVLQGLAKAYRERFEQVLAFFDAHAGNILPAFAALQRAGHVELITSAATHAFLPYVLTEEGLRAQIATAVDVFAHHFGTRPRGMWLPECAYDARLDRILLDCGVQYVFIDTHGLTSATPAPIFGTYAPVVTPTGLSAFARDTSSSHQVWSSEYGYPGDYDYREYYRDIGFQRSADELAPLFREDGIRLNTGIKYDRITGHTEDKQPYDFVAARAKAAMHAEDFLRNRTYQIARAKEEIGRAPVVTAPYDMELFGHWWYEGPVFLDMLFRKMHFDQADIQSITPSEYLALYSDFQTTTLHFSTWGRDGYGDVWLNGTNDWIYPALHECELTLSRLANANPNPSLSLRRALNQAVREWMLAASSDFAFMMDNKTTVDYAIERTKRHVNRCRRLCEMVDQADIDLAYLKQVELDSPIFPNVDYRNFCSRRNRLAAPSDERTSQPARRILLLSWEFPPMTVGGLARHVYDLSRHLVQQGCEVHVVTTEVNGYPNDEMVVGVHVHRVHVPQPDGGAFIHFVFQLNLAMLARCLQLIEVDGLQFDVIHAHDWLVADAARFLKAHHGLPLVVTIHATEHGRNQGIKTDIQRHIHQIERELTNDADEVIVCSRYMAHEVTHLFGLQENRVHMIPNGVDAALLRHTPQNGADVHGMDGSDVSSTKSALGEENSSDPPMVLFIGRLVREKGVHVLLEAATTIVSRNPHVRFVIVGHGPMLEDLRAQAQRLGLAHCVEFLGFVGDDTRNALLEQAKVAVFPSLYEPFGIVALEAMAAGVPVVVSDVGGLSDIVSHEHNGLTAFPGDAASVANQVGRLLRDPQFAAQLADNAKRALHRFDWQNIARQTAGVYHSASAPAKADTVTSP
- a CDS encoding nucleotidyltransferase family protein, encoding MKAVIMAGGKGTRLQPLTKLLPKPMLKLLDRPTMEYIVELLAKYGFDDITITVCYLADAIRNYFGDGRAWGVQIRYQDEPVPLGTAGGIRALHEHLDQTFIVMSGDGLTDFDLSEAMQSHRRSRALATLVLTQVACPLGYGVVEFDANANITRFEEKPDVWDRDRSYFVNTGIYILEPEILHFVPPDRPYDFGRELFPALLRKGIPLNGHVATGYWSDVGTLQQYYQTQIDMINGCVHVNLPVEVAVH